In a genomic window of Magnolia sinica isolate HGM2019 chromosome 16, MsV1, whole genome shotgun sequence:
- the LOC131229065 gene encoding uncharacterized protein LOC131229065 produces MATAFSRLSWWLWGGKDQEPTGSSGSSLNASLDLGLGLREHESVKFPSVKGTKMRSPSRRVKRKWQSREERRIDREYDLVLVPSDGGCWSGSESDGSDWSIGWLEPHAPDFLSDDEKENSFAVLVPCYGHGCNELAESPKNHVLVAFLSANLPESKKSLEELLSSLQNS; encoded by the exons ATGGCTACGGCCTTCAGTCGCCTTTCTTGGTGGTTGTGGGGTGGGAAAGATCAAGAACCAACTGGTTCTTCTGGTTCCTCTTTGAATGCTTcgttggatttaggtttaggtctgcGGGAGCATGAATCTGTGAAGTTCCCTTCTGTTAAGGGAACTAAGATGAGGTCTCCATCGCGAAGGGTTAAGAGGAAGTGGCAGAGCCGGGAAGAACGGAGAATTGATAGAGAATACGATTTGGTTCTGGTGCCCTCTGATGGAGGATGCTGGTCGGGATCGGAATCAGATGGTTCCGATTGGTCGATCGGGTGGTTGGAACCTCATGCACCGGATTTTTTGAGTGATGATGAAAAAGAGAACAGTTTCGCTGTCTTGGTCCCATGCTATGGGCATGGCTGCAACGAGCTCGCAGAGAGCCCAAAGAACCATGTTTTGGTTGCCTTTTTATCTGCAAACCTCCCGG AGAGCAAGAAGTCTTTAGAAGAATTGCTGTCCTCCCTTCAGAATAGCTGA